The Hydrotalea sp. sequence CACCGAATCGTCGACATGGGTAAAAACCTCAGGGTTGATATGGTCAATCATCAGGTCGATGAAGTGTAGACGTTGCCGATTATTCAGGTGGTGAATCAATTCGGCCATGTCGGGCGGCGACAGCGGCTTGATAAGCGGTAAAATCGCCGCGACCGGTTGGCGGCCAAGAAGTTTGCGGCGGATGGTTTTTACCAAATCCTTCCACTGCGGTGAATTTTGCGCTATAGCCTCAATCGGGTTATTGCTGGTGGTTTTTTTTTCATCGCTAAAAATACTGGAAAGCGGCGCATCACCCTGTTTCTTGTCGGTGGTGTTTTTTGATGGTTGGTTTTTTACGCTTAGCATTTTTTTTATTTAACTTATATGGCTAAAAAAATCAATTTGTAAAGCCTGGCCATTAATTTGCCGTGCTGGCTTGTTTTTTGCAAAAATAGCCGTAATAAAGAGAGATAGAACCATGATATTAAAAAATAGTTTTTATTCAAACCGCTGGCGGCTAACGCCGCGCCGCGTCGCATTCGGCCTGGCGATTTGTATGTTGTGCCTAAGGCCGATGGTCAAGCCGATGGTCGGTTACGCGCAAGATAATAATAGCAATGGCGTCACATCAGCGCAGGTTGATACCGCGACCGGTGAGGGCAATGATGACAAGACGACCGACAATGCGGGCGATGTGCAAAACCCAAGCCCCACCCTGAAACAAAAAATTGACGCGCAATTTGGCATGGAATTTAACCCGGCGCGTGGCAATTTTGTGCCGCCCTTTAACGACCGCACCGCGCCATTTTTTGGCAAACCAAAAGTCGGCAACCCCTATGCTATCGAGGGCCAGGAATTCCGCCCATTTTTTCCCCGCACCGATTATGTCGAAAGCGGTATGGCATCGTGGTATGGCGATGATTTCCATGGCAAGGATACCGCCAACGGTGGGCAATTTAACATGGGGTTGGTGTCGGCGGCGCACCGCACATTGCCCCTGCCGGCGGTGGCGGTGATAGTCAACTTGCGCACCGGTGCGGCGATAAAATTGGTTATCAACGACCGCGGGCCATTTGCCAAAAACCGCATACTCGATATGTCGAAACAGGCGGCCAATTTAATCGGCTATTACGGGGTGGGCACCGCGCCGGTTAAGGTGATTTTCTTGCGCCAGGAAACCCTTGCCCTGTGGCAAAAAATGGGCTTTGCCGTCAGCCAACGATAATTGCGATTATTTTGACCAATATATTTGCCCAATATATTTGCCCAATATATTTGCCCTACCGCTTCGCTGCTTGAGGGCACGCTTCGCTGCTTGAGGGCACGCTTCGCTGCTTGAGGGCACGCTTCTATGTTTGAGGGTGGCGCACCGTATGGTTATTGATTAAGGTTGCTTCATATAATTTAACATTTCGGCGGGTTATAAATCGAATGGAATCGTATATAATTTAATCTATGAATAATTTAAATAACCTTGCCCATGCGGATGCCACCGCCCGCGTTGCCCCAGTTAATGGCCGCGCGCCCTTTGCTGGCGCGGTCAAATCGGCGATTAAGATTCTGCCGATTGTTGATGGCATGGTTGACGCCCTGTCGGCGCAACCGGTGGGGCATGTTGCCTTGCTCCCCAGTTTGCTGGCGGGCGATATGGTTTATTCGCCCTATCAATGGTCGCTGAAGGAAAAGGTTACGTTGCAGGGGGTTGGCCTGCATAATGGCAAGTTGGCCACCATGACGATTGAACCCGCGCCGCACGACCATGGTATTAAATTTTGCCGCGCCGATGTGGCAAAGAACGACCCAAGCAAAGATGCCATTGTCCCCGCGTTGTTTTCCAACGTGGTGTCGGCAAAATTTTCGACCCGCATTGCCAACCACGACGGGGTGTGCGTTAACACGGTCGAGCATTTGATGGCCGCGCTTTTTGCCTTTGGCATTGATAACGCCTTGATTAAAATCGATAATGACGAGGTGCCAATTCTTGATGGTTCGGCGCAGGATTATTTTGCGCCCTTTACCAAGGCTGGCTTGGTCATGCAACGCAATGGCAAGCCCTATCGCCGCACCTATTTGCAAGTTGTCAAACAGGTTGAGGTGCAGGAAAAGGGCATGACCGCGACCCTTGACCCCGCCGAATTTTTGGACATCGATTGCGCGATTAATTACCCGGCGAAGGCGATCGGCAAGGATAGATTAAAAAGCCTGGTCAGTCGCGATTATTTTTTTCAAGATATTGCGTCTGCGCGCACATTTTGCATGGAGGCCGATGTTGCCCTGTTAAAGGCCAACAACCTTGGCCTCGGTGGCACCTACGACAATGTGGTGGTGGCCGGCGATGATGGCGTGTTGAACCCGGGCGGCTTACGCTTC is a genomic window containing:
- a CDS encoding septal ring lytic transglycosylase RlpA family protein translates to MILKNSFYSNRWRLTPRRVAFGLAICMLCLRPMVKPMVGYAQDNNSNGVTSAQVDTATGEGNDDKTTDNAGDVQNPSPTLKQKIDAQFGMEFNPARGNFVPPFNDRTAPFFGKPKVGNPYAIEGQEFRPFFPRTDYVESGMASWYGDDFHGKDTANGGQFNMGLVSAAHRTLPLPAVAVIVNLRTGAAIKLVINDRGPFAKNRILDMSKQAANLIGYYGVGTAPVKVIFLRQETLALWQKMGFAVSQR
- the lpxC gene encoding UDP-3-O-acyl-N-acetylglucosamine deacetylase — protein: MNNLNNLAHADATARVAPVNGRAPFAGAVKSAIKILPIVDGMVDALSAQPVGHVALLPSLLAGDMVYSPYQWSLKEKVTLQGVGLHNGKLATMTIEPAPHDHGIKFCRADVAKNDPSKDAIVPALFSNVVSAKFSTRIANHDGVCVNTVEHLMAALFAFGIDNALIKIDNDEVPILDGSAQDYFAPFTKAGLVMQRNGKPYRRTYLQVVKQVEVQEKGMTATLDPAEFLDIDCAINYPAKAIGKDRLKSLVSRDYFFQDIASARTFCMEADVALLKANNLGLGGTYDNVVVAGDDGVLNPGGLRFPDEFVRHKFLDIVGDLALSPHRIIGKYQSAHGGHFLNNQMLRKLFSDKDNYRLVILD